A genomic window from Bradyrhizobium lupini includes:
- a CDS encoding AbrB family transcriptional regulator: MKQITASLPFEWPSRAKMLSTVETLVIGTAGGLVFLLAGLPGGLISGSMIAVGIAAIAGRQLTLPPILTQTVLVLLGISLGSVVSRHLLQQVSAYPLTIGLLALATFCSTFGSSYYLQRIHGWDRTSAFLAGSPGALSQITILAVERGADLPGIAVVQTMRVIILTAALPMVLAFAGVAPSVAPSLTTTIASPLDLVELVAASLAAALLLRLIRFPASWMFGAMIGSSVLHGAGWVEGGLPDWVRGVALVGIGALIGSRFARMRIKTLAGHINAALGSFAIAIAVSAIFVGIVALTTQVKFSDVVVAYAPGAMDAMLALALTLHIDPIFVGAHHLSRFVFVTIATPGIVHLFGRTQDDVDD; this comes from the coding sequence GTGAAGCAAATCACCGCCTCCCTGCCGTTCGAATGGCCGAGCCGTGCCAAGATGTTGAGCACGGTGGAAACGCTCGTCATTGGCACCGCCGGGGGCCTCGTGTTTCTGCTCGCGGGCCTTCCGGGGGGATTGATCTCGGGCTCCATGATCGCGGTCGGGATCGCCGCGATCGCCGGTCGCCAGCTGACGCTGCCGCCGATCCTGACCCAGACGGTGCTGGTGCTGCTCGGCATTTCGTTAGGATCAGTCGTCTCTCGCCACCTGCTTCAACAGGTCAGTGCCTATCCGCTCACCATCGGGCTGCTCGCGCTCGCGACCTTCTGCTCGACCTTCGGCTCCAGTTATTATCTCCAGCGCATTCACGGCTGGGACCGCACCTCGGCCTTCCTCGCCGGCAGCCCCGGCGCGCTGTCGCAGATCACGATTTTGGCGGTCGAGCGCGGCGCCGACCTGCCGGGCATCGCGGTGGTGCAGACCATGCGCGTCATCATCCTCACCGCGGCCCTGCCGATGGTGCTGGCGTTCGCCGGCGTCGCGCCCTCCGTCGCGCCATCGCTGACGACGACGATCGCCTCGCCGCTCGACCTCGTCGAGCTGGTCGCGGCCTCGCTGGCCGCGGCACTCCTCCTGCGGCTGATCAGGTTTCCGGCGAGCTGGATGTTCGGTGCGATGATCGGCTCAAGCGTGCTGCATGGCGCCGGTTGGGTCGAGGGCGGCCTGCCGGACTGGGTACGCGGCGTGGCGCTGGTCGGCATCGGCGCCCTGATCGGCAGCCGCTTCGCGCGGATGAGGATCAAGACGCTCGCCGGCCACATCAACGCGGCACTGGGCTCGTTTGCCATCGCCATCGCCGTTTCCGCGATCTTCGTCGGCATCGTGGCGCTCACCACGCAGGTGAAATTCTCCGACGTCGTGGTCGCCTACGCACCGGGCGCGATGGACGCCATGCTGGCGCTGGCCCTGACGCTGCACATCGATCCGATCTTCGTCGGCGCACATCACCTCTCGCGCTTCGTCTTCGTGACGATCGCGACGCCGGGCATTGTGCACCTGTTCGGCCGGACGCAGGACGATGTGGATGATTGA